tatgagctgaggtggttaaggtgttttagggttcataagtatgtgtgtgttttggctagatacttggagtaaaatgaatcaaaaatgggttactcctaaccctttaaaaaacgtgaatgggggagtatggagacaaaatttcaagtgataattttatgtatctagtcctaattgcttccaagttcaattacctagccctcatggcatgaataatggctggttaggtggtgattttgatgtgtatttactattagtaaatacgtatagaagcttggtatgatacgagtacaaatactctaggtatacgtatagaaattttgtgaaaaatggaatgaggattcaaatatagctatcttttgtgaatacacttatatgattttatgtatttaagttcttaaaagtgattaaatacattacttatacgatatatgtataaacattataagtcttaagtatttatgtcaaataacgttacgtatagttatcgttttgaaaacttaagttagtagtttcaaaatacacatataacttgttgttattaatacaaaatgagatattaaaacatttattaatcatgttaaatatgtatatatacatttatatacacaaacgtacaattatcatatattgtatagttcgtgatatcatcggtcaaactagacggtcaaacgttgtgtaaaactcttttcggaaatataaatctcgacaatttggattgcttatcatgttggcaaggtttaatttatgtaaatattaatcttataagtatagaatgatcgaaaaagtgcgggtcgttacagagcGAATTAGGGATTTTATATATTGTGTGTAGTTTATTCTATAAGCAATTTGTTGTAGAGGTTATTTTgtgatttatttaatataaaacttAAATAAACTTTAAAACTCGGAAGGAATTAATTTGATCGATGTATTTAGGTGAACAGAAAAAGGCATTaatttgatcaacgtaattatttACGTCACGTCTCAAAATTAGAGAAACGTTTCAGTGTGATGTTAAAAATAGAATTAGTTTTATTACTTGTCGGTTAGAGATTTCTATTAAAGTTAATGCATACGTAACATGCGGTGACCCGACAACAACCCAGTCATGATCGGGCCACGATCAGGTCATGATCGAGAAATTGTGATCACAACTAGGTCCAGTCATGCTAGAGAAATCTTGGTCATGACCATGTAATGATGAAGACATTCATTCGACTATAGAGTGATATATGAATCATGACAGTGTTGCACATTACACATAACCCATAACAAGAGATGACATTTCTAACATCAATTTGATAGATCCACTTAAAAATATTAAATTATTCTTAAAATAATATTTAACACAAGTTTTATGTTAAAACTTGATTGGGGATATTTTATAGAAAATTACATCTAATATTGGTGGATCTATCAAAAATAAATTTGAAAATATCATCTCGTAACATTAACATATGGGAGTTGATATTTCCAAATTAGATATTGATAAATTCACTACAATTTGACGTTAACTTCCTAAATTGTTCTCAAATAGATTCTAACATAAAATTTTTGTAAACTATCATTTAAGGGTATTTTAGTAAAGTCATGTGGATCTATGAAAAACCAATTTGTAAATATAACCCATTAACATATGGTAATCGGGTATGCAATGTAAGAGGATATGATGTGAACGAGCACAACCCGAATATGACCCGGTCATAATCTGGAAATTTAAGAGCACAGGGTATCCGTAGTCCATTTCTGTGTCCATTTTCAGTGTCGAAAATGGAAGCCGAAATTGACTAACAGTGTTATTAGTGGAGGTGTCCACAATGTTCATTTTCAGTGTCCATTTTCTATTTTCTattattttttaaacttttttattacatatatttattaaatgaaaaacaaatcaaaaaaccaaaaaaaaaagttGCACCTCTCACCTGCACCTCTCACCTCTCACCTCTCACCTGCACGTCTTCATCTCTCCAACCTCCAACCTGCAAGGCCCTCACAAAGAACCAAAAAAAACCAAAAACAAAATATCCTCACAAATAAtaaaaaaggaaaaaagaaaagaaaagaaaatttgGATTTgagaaaaaaaatcaaaaaaaaaaagtgaaaatcaCACCGTCGGCCTCGCGACGGTGGAGACGACGGTGGAACGGTGTCGGGCGATGAGCTTCCGGTGTCGATTTTGGAAGAACGGTGAGGAGGAGGACGCCAGGCACCTGGTGCTCTAAAAAATTAAACACCAAGAATTCTCTCTCATATCCTCGGCGGCACACCCCTAATTAAACAAAAATCAAAAAAGAAATACCTAAAGAGTGGGCCCCAACGGCCCAAAATAACTAGTGAATAAACAAAAATCAACAAATATTAAATTACTCCGATATTTATTTCTGTTCAAGGGTTTAATATATAAATTCTCCTTCTCTGCCAACACTGTCTTCCTGCATATTTCTCGATTTCCCATTTTACACAATCCTCGAAACACTAACAAAAATGCGTTGATAAACACAAAATATAAACTCGTATCCAAACACCCCCTCTGCTGACTACCTTTCGTACGTTTTATTCTCTTTTCAGATTTCAATTAAACCCACTGTGTGTAACGTTCACTCAACTGTTTGATTAGTTTTTACTCTACTTGAAAAGGAATCACCCCCTCATTGGTAATTACACTCTTTTTCTTGCTATttgatattaatttttattaatttattttttgtATAATTCAGTATTGTTAGTTTTGCTTTGTGGGTTATTCAAGATCCAATCAAAGTTTTGAAATTGGAGAATTTAGTTTTATTTTCTTGAAGATTTTTTTCTCCAATTGTTCTGgggtattgtttttatgtttaattttGAATTGAATCAAGAACAATTGCAAAACAGATGTTTATAAGTTTCAGATTTTGATTTGTAATGTTGAATTATTTAGTTTTGAATGAAAACTTGATGCAATATGTTGTTAGCTAGTTTAAGTTAGACATTTTATTTTGATAGTACTGTAATTGGGTTGAAAGTTAATATGTTAGACCAAAAAAAATCAAATATTGAAATAGTAAGTTACCCATTTAGGTATGTTAAGTCAATGCTTTTAATTGGTGGAAGAATAAATCTTTTAAATGTTTCTGGAATTCAactttttgtcttttttttttttttttactatatagtaatatatattgttTAAGTATTTATGATCATTCTAGACTATATTCTTTGACGTAATTAGATATATTCTTTGACGTAATTAGATATATTCTTTACATGTATGGTTATATGTTAGTATTGGATATAGCATATTACTATGAATAAACCTATATGGTGAGCTGATTTCATCTATTTACCAATATACTCATATTTGTATGTGCATTTTgattttttcggttttttaattCGTTTTGTTTTCATTTCTTGATTTTGTGTGTTTACTATGCAAGTAGGAAGTAAACAGAGGCTTGATGACTCAAGAAATCACAATTGGTGAACTGAGTTCACGAAAACAAGGGCTATTGAAAGATCAAGTTCGTTTAGTTAAGCGAAAAGATTCAGATCGTTATGAGATTGCTCGAATTCAAGATAATCTATCGTTCGAGAAAGGTTTCTTTGTTGTAATTCGGGCTTGTCAATTGTTAGCCCAAAATAACGAAGGGATCATTTTGGTCGGGTTAGCGGGTCCTTCTGGTGCAGGGAAGTCATCGTTTACGGATAAAATACTCAACTTTATGCCCAGTGTTGCTGTTATTTCAATGGACAATTACAATGATGGTAGCCGAGTAATAGATGATAATTTTGATGGTCGGTGTTTATATTCCTAAACATTGTTATTTGATCATATGATTATTAATGTTTTATATACAAATTCTGATATATTTTTTTTGAAATAGATCCTCGATTGACGGATTATGATACTCTGCTGAAAAACGTTAAGGATTTAAAAGAGGGGAAAACGGTTGAGGTTCCAATTTACGATTTCAAGTCTAGCACCCGCACTGGGTACAGGTTTGTATCTATTTTTCGAAATCTTTATATATCTGGCTATGATATTTATCAGCTTATGAGCAGTGTTGTAACACTCCCCGGTTAATGCTGATTAATCCCGATTACTCCTTTTTAGAAACTGGATGATCCGAGTTTTCAAAGTCCGAGTAATTATTTGGTCAACATTGGTCACTGGGTCAAAATCAGATTTAGATGGTCAAAGTCGGATTTAGTGGTCAAAATATTGGTCAACATTTTAATATGAATGTGTATGTGTTTTAAAATttttagagtttttgaacaaatGAAGGTTATGTTTATgtatttagacaattatgttaacctATGTGTttatggttttcttttatatatacacatatagatataatatgcatataatataattcttgaaatttattatttaaatgtataaaacgtCCAATCCGATTACTCCCTCAAAAGTCTGGACCGAGTAGTCTctgagtagcgatttttgcaacgtTGCTTATGAGTTCGTGTGTGATTATAGGACCCTTGAAGTTCCAAGTTCTCGTATTGTGATAATTGAGGGGATTTATGCTTTAAGCGAGAAACTGCGTCCGTTATTGGATCTTCGAGTATCGGTTACAGGTGGTGTTCATTTTGATCTTGTTAAACGGGTCTTAAGGGACATACAACGTGCTGGGCAGGAGCCCGAAGACATAATCTACCAGATATCTGAGACGGTCTGTTCTTGCTCATTTTTGTTTAATATCGTAAATTAACATTATATATGAATGTGTTGATTCGGGCTATGTTATGTGTTTATCAGGTCAATTGGTAAGGTTAAACAAATTAGCTTAAcagaaacgggtcaaatgggttgaACAAATTACATACCGAAAGTTGCATGAAGTGTGTTTGTATCGAATACAACCTCATCAGCTGCTTTGGTCAAGAAATTATACTGTTGTTGTAATCATATagttttataattaaatttaacgaACTAATTAATCATTAAAACATTTAATGAACAAAAAAGTCTTGGCGTCAACCCAATTTGACCCAAATACTAAACTATCTCCGTAACCCAACCTGCACATTTTGACATCTCAATGGAAACATTACAAGCAGCTTTTCTGTATATCTTAGcactgttgtaaaagtcggcctacGCGGTTTGGGGACTAGCCCATCCCGACTCGTCCAAAAAACGCCTTAAAAGtagggtcaaagttggtcaaatctGGGCTAAGTCGGCCGAGTTGGGCCTGAGTCGGTTTAGTCAAAGTTAGGTAAAAAAATTCATACCTTTTTAAATTATAGTTTGCGCTATATATCTGTATTTGAAATATTTATGctttatgtttgatatatttatatatttatatttgtaatgtTATACGGATACTATGTTTAAAAAGTCAACGCCGGTCAACTCCCGAGTAGTCCCGACTCGAAGTTTTACAACTTTGGATCTGATTACTTTGTTTATGCAGGTATATCCAATGTACAAGGCATTTATCGAACCTGATCTCAAGACAGCTCATATAAGAATCGTCAACAAGTTTAATCCCTTTACAGGGTTTCAAAGTCCAACTTATATTTTAAAGGTGTGTACTTTTTTTCTTATGAAGTTTATATTTTgaaaatttgaataataataataataatatttaagtcCGTACGCTCAATCTTTTCTTCATAATTTATTCAGTCAACAAGAGAGCTAACTGTGGAACAAGTGAAATCGGTTATGTCAGACGAACATACTGAAACTATGGaggagacttatgatatatatcttTTGCCACCTGGTGAAGATCCAGAAACCTGTCAATCATATTTGAGGATGCGCAATAGAGAAGGGAGATATAGTCTTATGTTTGAGGTTTGTTTTTTTATTTTCACCAGAAGTGACAATTTCAACTCATGCATCTGTCAACGGGGTAATTTGGGTGGTAAGTGATCACCAAAGGGAGCAACGGGTCAAATGGGCTGAGAAGATCAAATGAGTCTACTCAATGTGTACCTATATGTTTGATGGGTAAAAGTCAAACAAGTTGAACGTTATCCAAAGTATTTCAATGTTTACAATCTTGTAAACTATTTTATTTTGTTTAAGTTGGATAATTTTTATAGAATATTGGTTTCTTAATCACATTTAAAGTAAAATGAACGTGC
This window of the Rutidosis leptorrhynchoides isolate AG116_Rl617_1_P2 chromosome 7, CSIRO_AGI_Rlap_v1, whole genome shotgun sequence genome carries:
- the LOC139857331 gene encoding inorganic pyrophosphatase TTM2-like isoform X2 gives rise to the protein MTQEITIGELSSRKQGLLKDQVRLVKRKDSDRYEIARIQDNLSFEKGFFVVIRACQLLAQNNEGIILVGLAGPSGAGKSSFTDKILNFMPSVAVISMDNYNDGSRVIDDNFDDPRLTDYDTLLKNVKDLKEGKTVEVPIYDFKSSTRTGYRTLEVPSSRIVIIEGIYALSEKLRPLLDLRVSVTGGVHFDLVKRVLRDIQRAGQEPEDIIYQISETVYPMYKAFIEPDLKTAHIRIVNKFNPFTGFQSPTYILKSTRELTVEQVKSVMSDEHTETMEETYDIYLLPPGEDPETCQSYLRMRNREGRYSLMFEEWVTDSPFVISPRITFEVSVRLLGGLMALGYTIASILKRSSHVFCDDRVCVKIDWLEQIRRHYVQVQGRDRISVRCVAEQLGLEGSYVPRTYVELMQLEKLVNEVTVLSDELKTKLSIDEEMLSSPRDTLSLAATRNPFFKRLLLTVQPNVTFIFNRTGSKFDLHFWIYQKSSI